In Heptranchias perlo isolate sHepPer1 unplaced genomic scaffold, sHepPer1.hap1 HAP1_SCAFFOLD_1879, whole genome shotgun sequence, the following are encoded in one genomic region:
- the LOC137309874 gene encoding nuclear factor NF-kappa-B p100 subunit-like, with protein MKLAGKLNLGSITELLKSAKSPSKSLLDNFEISGGTIEQLMNALQWLGLEEAVNIIQKTEIYKTLQTSDGKQSVDSAYESGSQQDIGPKDNLAPMAPSHEQRV; from the exons ATGAAGCTGGCGGGGAAACTGAATCTTGGCTCCATTACCGAGCTGCTCAAAAGTGCCAAGTCACCAAGCAAGTCACTTTTGGATAATTTTGAG ATTTCAGGTGGAACGATCGAACAATTAATGAACGCACTACAGTGGCTGGGCTTGGAGGAAGCGGTGAATATTATCCAGAAAACGGAGATCTATAAAACACTTCAGACCTCAG aTGGGAAGCAGTCAGTGGACAGTGCCTATGAGAGTGGGTCACAGCAGGACATCGGCCCAAAGGATAACTTAGCCCCCATGGCCCCGAGTCATGAACAGCGAGTTTAA